From a single Plutella xylostella chromosome 5, ilPluXylo3.1, whole genome shotgun sequence genomic region:
- the LOC105387442 gene encoding odorant receptor 2a isoform X1, translating into MVEPLSKAFDNNVWFWKIFAVWIQEVGNKYYKCYAVIFLISLYFLYDGLLVLNLIYTPRHIETFVPELIFFVTEMAVLFKVHLLLFKSKSIQKAFEMLDCETFIGDTEHQIESNKRFKSLYKKYFLIYFWVCQICYVSIVLIPLFIYFINGNELHLPICNYYFLSEENRDNNILSWFSYQAIADYVHMTYNYTVDTFISGLIMMGLAQFKALNVKLAMIKSSMDKNDLPESKLDAKMHQDLIKCIKHYALLREYCQIIENIFGTSMFFQFGVGVLSNCITLYAFLLPYFESQLIFLTTYASAMTMEIFLPGYLGTLLHYESAEIGRAVYQCDWIERSESFKRSMRLLVERSKTPIELTALKIFPLSVTTFIAIMKTAYSSFTLLRVVHNRESSDYN; encoded by the exons CTAATTTCACTTTATTTCCTTTATGACGGGCTTTTGGTTTTGAACTTGATCTACACTCCAAGACATATCGAAACTTTTGTACCGGAACTAATATTTTTCGTCACAGAAATggcagttttatttaaagttcaCCTGCTACTtttcaaaagtaaaagtatACAGAAAGCCTTTGAAATGTTAGATTGTGAAACTTTCATTGGTGACACGGAGCACCAAATTGAAAGTAACAAAAGATTTAAATCActgtacaaaaaatactttttaatttacttttgggTGTGCCAAATTTGTTATGTGAGCATTGTGCTCATACCCCTCTTTATTTACTTCATAAATGGGAATGAGCTTCACTTGCCTATTTGCAACTACTATTTTCTGAGTGAAGAAAACcgagataataatattttgagcTGGTTCAGCTATCAAGCTATTGCCGATTATGTCCATATGACTTACAATTATACTGTTGATACCTTTATTTCTGGTTTGATCATGATGGGCTTAGCGCAATTCAAAGCTTTGAATGTGAAATTGGCAATGATAAAATCTTCAATGGATAAAAACGATTTGCCTGAATCAAAGCTGGACGCAAAAATGCATCAGGATttgataaaatgtataaaacacTATGCTTTACTGAGAGA GTACTGTCagattattgaaaatatatttggtACGTCGATGTTTTTTCAATTCGGTGTCGGGGTTTTAAGCAACTGCATAACGCTTTATGCATTTTTACTG cCATATTTCGAGAGCCAGCTAATTTTCCTGACCACGTATGCTTCTGCCATGactatggaaatatttttaccgGGATATTTGGGAACTCTATTACACTACGAG AGCGCAGAGATCGGCAGAGCAGTGTACCAGTGTGACTGGATAGAGAGATCTGAGAGTTTCAAACGCAGTATGAGGCTACTGGTTGAACGCTCTAAGACTCCTATAGAACTTACAGCTTTGAAGATATTTCCACTCTCCGTTACCACATTTATTGCC ATAATGAAAACTGCCTACTCCAGCTTCACACTACTACGCGTAGTTCATAATAGAGAGAGTAGTGACTACAAttag
- the LOC125491436 gene encoding odorant receptor 2a-like isoform X1, translating into MVEPLSKAFDNNVWFWKIFAVWIQEVGNKYYKCYAVIFLISLYFLYDGLLVLNLIYTPRHIEIFIPELIFFVTEMAVLFKVHMLLFKSKSIQKAFEMLDCETFIGDTEHQIETNKRFKSLYKKYFLIYFWVCQICYVSIVLIPLFIYFINGNELHLPICNYYFLSEENRDNNILSWFSYQAIADYVHMTYNYTVDTFISGLIMMGLAQFKALNVKLAMIKSSMDKNDLPESKLDAKMHQDLIKCIKHYALLREYCQIIENIFGTSMFFQFGVGVLSNCITLYAFLLPYFESQLIFLTTYASAMTMEIFLPGYLGTLLNYESAEIGRAVYQCDWIERSDSFKRSMRLLVERSKTPIELTALKIFPLSVTTFIAIMKTAYSSFTLLRVVHNRESSDYN; encoded by the exons ATGGTAGAGCCGTTGTCCAAAGCTTTTGACAACAATGTTTGGTTCTGGAAAATTTTCGCAGTGTGGATACAGGAAGTCGGCAATAAGTACTACAAATGCTACGCTGTTATCTTCCTAATCTCACTTTATTTCCTTTATGACGGGCTTTTGGTTCTGAACTTGATCTACACTCCGAGACATATCGAAATTTTTATACCGGAACTAATATTTTTCGTCACAGAAATggcagttttatttaaagttcaCATGCTACTtttcaaaagtaaaagtatACAGAAAGCCTTTGAAATGTTAGATTGTGAAACTTTCATTGGTGACACGGAGCACCAAATTGAAACTAACAAAAGATTTAAATCActgtacaaaaaatactttttaatttacttttgggTGTGCCAAATTTGTTATGTGAGCATTGTGCTCATACCCCTCTTTATTTACTTCATAAATGGGAATGAGCTTCACTTGCCTATTTGCAACTACTATTTTCTGAGTGAAGAAAACcgagataataatattttgagcTGGTTCAGCTATCAAGCTATTGCCGATTATGTCCATATGACTTACAATTATACTGTTGATACCTTTATTTCTGGTTTGATCATGATGGGCTTAGCGCAATTCAAAGCTTTGAATGTGAAATTGGCAATGATAAAATCTTCAATGGATAAAAACGATTTGCCTGAATCAAAGCTGGACGCAAAAATGCATCAGGATttgataaaatgtataaagcaCTATGCTTTACTAAGAGA gtACTGTCagattattgaaaatatatttggtACGTCGATGTTTTTTCAATTCGGTGTCGGGGTTTTAAGCAACTGCATAACGCTTTATGCATTTTTACTG cCATATTTCGAGAGCCAGCTAATTTTCCTGACGACGTATGCTTCTGCCATGactatggaaatatttttaccgGGATATTTGGGAACTCTATTAAACTACGAG aGCGCAGAGATCGGCAGAGCAGTGTACCAGTGTGACTGGATAGAGCGATCTGACAGTTTCAAACGCAGTATGAGGCTACTGGTTGAACGCTCTAAGACTCCTATAGAACTTACAGCTTTGAAGATATTTCCACTCTCCGTTACCACATTTATTGCC ATAATGAAAACTGCCTACTCCAGCTTCACACTACTACGCGTAGTTCATAATAGAGAGAGTAGTGACTACAAttag
- the LOC125491436 gene encoding odorant receptor 2a-like isoform X2, with the protein MVEPLSKAFDNNVWFWKIFAVWIQEVGNKYCQIIENIFGTSMFFQFGVGVLSNCITLYAFLLPYFESQLIFLTTYASAMTMEIFLPGYLGTLLNYESAEIGRAVYQCDWIERSDSFKRSMRLLVERSKTPIELTALKIFPLSVTTFIAIMKTAYSSFTLLRVVHNRESSDYN; encoded by the exons ATGGTAGAGCCGTTGTCCAAAGCTTTTGACAACAATGTTTGGTTCTGGAAAATTTTCGCAGTGTGGATACAGGAAGTCGGCAATAA gtACTGTCagattattgaaaatatatttggtACGTCGATGTTTTTTCAATTCGGTGTCGGGGTTTTAAGCAACTGCATAACGCTTTATGCATTTTTACTG cCATATTTCGAGAGCCAGCTAATTTTCCTGACGACGTATGCTTCTGCCATGactatggaaatatttttaccgGGATATTTGGGAACTCTATTAAACTACGAG aGCGCAGAGATCGGCAGAGCAGTGTACCAGTGTGACTGGATAGAGCGATCTGACAGTTTCAAACGCAGTATGAGGCTACTGGTTGAACGCTCTAAGACTCCTATAGAACTTACAGCTTTGAAGATATTTCCACTCTCCGTTACCACATTTATTGCC ATAATGAAAACTGCCTACTCCAGCTTCACACTACTACGCGTAGTTCATAATAGAGAGAGTAGTGACTACAAttag
- the LOC125491402 gene encoding uncharacterized protein LOC125491402 produces the protein MEAEKELLQILEDKISMLQKVLVNFKKCPKARLTKGYITVRLQTIQEYWRDFTNAHLALTRKVPKQNRQNYPYFANDEYYEVEELYLGLQADLTDLLSECSPSATSRQSAGAASSNMEAADASQVKLPRIQLPTFSGSYEEFPAFKDLFTSLVDNNVTLSNVQKLHYLKSSIKGEPESLLKHMQVVECNYEPAWKLLQERYNNMRLITNSVLKRLFNQRKISAPTADNIRSLLDTTNDCLNSLRNLSISTDSWDPVIIFLVIQKLDPESHQEWEQSAFNGNSAELPKWAELSRFLETKYRTLELVNPPQRQKITQSQNRERKYKVHVSTDTNSNNNYNNKEKCCSMCKENHTLCHCREFISKVPRERCEFVKSNQLCFNCLAPGHSAFRCRLRMFCRVCKKRHHTLLHETYQPNNVECHHDTATNENYNNSEPVSELSTNIATNTSTALLATALVPVRDESSGRVTMLRALIDNGSQASFISERAAQLLKLKRIPCNGTITGVGTTKTTVKHVAQIEVLSSQDNKFSLKLKVYVMPTRLTSQLPTRVISERTWSHIHGIALADPGFNQPGPVDMLLGVEVCATIMKGEIIKGPPGTPSAQNTSLGWILFGHITTEEHRDEYTVMHHQIDLEINSMLKQMWELNDHEQKVLTAEERRCEEIYESNHSRTEDGRYIVKLPFKTENRLSIQNGSRDIALRSLKQLERRFEKNQKLKEEYTKVIEEYLEMEHMEEVPIEEINKPAVYLPHHAVMKEEKETSKCRVVFNASCKGTNNTSLNDELLSNIRNGFSPLLSRLLQLAKDEGHINEEAAKIIKEDCFMDDIVSGKETLEDAIKTAKDIEKILQKGGFILQKWCSNDTHENPADVATRGIEIADLKDHKLWWKGPQWLREKEVIYSKPAYLETNLEKGEKIKINTTIVNEDENIEKQFENMEDLTQLLIVITHCRRFMRYKKDNLKERPITTKELNESLNACIKIVQRNNFEREINRLKENLEVKRESKLSLLKPYMANEGIDMNEGSTREGHVYNKSFTALRIE, from the exons ATGGAAGCGGAAAAAGAACTATTGCAAATTttagaagataaaatatcaATGTTACAAAAAGTGTTAGTTAACTTTAAGAAATGTCCTAAGGCTAGGCTTACGAAAGGTTACATTACCGTGAGACTACAAACTATTCAAGAATATTGGCGAGACTTTACGAATGCACATTTGGCCCTAACtagaaaagtacctaaacAAAATAGACAGAATTACCCGTACTTTGCAAACGACGAGTACTACGAAGTTGAAGAATTATACTTGGGTTTACAAGCGGATTTGACTGACTTATTATCCGAGTGCTCGCCGTCAGCCACCAGCCGGCAGTCAGCAGGCGCAGCCAGCAGCAACATGGAGGCCGCTGACGCGTCGCAGGTCAAGCTACCAAGGATACAGCTGCCTACATTCTCAGGGTCTTACGAAGAGTTCCCGGCCTTCAAGGATTTGTTTACATCATTAGTAGACAACAATGTTACACTTAGCAATGTCCAAAAGTTACACTACTTGAAGAGTAGCATCAAAGGAGAACCAGAGTCGTTACTGAAGCACATGCAAGTTGTAGAATGCAACTACGAACCAGCGTGGAAACTGTTACAAGAACGATACAACAATATGAGACTTATTACCAACTCTGTGTTGAAGCGATTATTTAACCAAAGGAAGATCTCTGCACCTACAGCTGACAACATTCGTTCACTGTTAGACACAACTAATGATTGTCTAAACAGCCTGAGAAACCTAAGCATATCAACTGATTCTTGGGATCCAGTCATCATATTTCTGGTCATTCAGAAGTTGGACCCGGAGTCACATCAAGAATGGGAACAATCAGCTTTCAATGGAAACAGCGCAGAACTACCTAAGTGGGCGGAGTTATCAAGATTCTTAGAAACTAAATATCGAACACTGGAGCTAGTTAACCCACCACAGAGACAGAAGATAACACAGAGCCAAAACagagaaagaaaatacaaaGTTCATGTTTCTACGGATACCAACAGTAACAATAACTATAACAACAAGGAGAAATGCTGCTCAATGTGCAAAGAAAACCACACCTTATGTCATTGTAGAGAGTTCATATCAAAGGTACCAAGAGAGAGATGCGAGTTCGTGAAAAGCAATCAACTATGTTTCAATTGTTTGGCTCCAGGACATTCAGCTTTTAGATGTCGACTCAGAATGTTCTGCCGAGTATGTAAGAAGCGTCATCACACGCTACTGCATGAGACCTATCAACCAAACAATGTGGAATGTCACCATGATACAGCTACCAACGAGAACTACAACAACAGTGAACCAGTCTCAGAGTTATCAACCAACATAGCAACCAACACGTCTACTGCGCTCCTGGCTACAGCCCTAGTACCAGTGAGAGATGAATCTTCAGGACGTGTCACCATGTTAAGAGCACTAATCGACAATGGATCACAAGCAAGTTTTATTAGTGAGAGAGCCGCCCAGTTACTTAAGCTGAAGAGGATACCCTGCAATGGTACAATCACTGGCGTCGGCACAACAAAGACAACAGTCAAACACGTAGCACAAATTGAGGTTCTTTCAAGCCAAGATAACAAATTCAGCCTCAAATTGAAAGTTTATGTAATGCCTACGCGTTTAACATCACAATTACCAACGAGAGTTATCTCTGAACGCACCTGGTCACACATCCATGGTATAGCTTTAGCTGACCCCGGCTTCAACCAACCTGGACCTGTAGACATGCTGCTGGGTGTAGAAGTGTGTGCCACAATTATGAAAGGCGAGATTATCAAGGGTCCCCCAGGCACCCCTAGTGCTCAAAATACCAGCCTTGGGTGGATTCTCTTCGGGCACATCACTACAGAGGAACACAGAGATGAATATACAGTAATGCACCATCAGATTGATCTGGAAATAAACAGTATGCTAAAACAAATGTGGGAATTGAATGATCATGAGCAAAAGGTCCTAACCGCAGAAGAGAGAAGATGTGAAGAAATATATGAATCAAATCATTCCAGAACAGAAGATGGCAGGTACATTGTGAAGTTGCCTTTTAAAACAGAGAATAGATTATCAATACAGAATGGATCGAGAGACATAGCTCTGAGAAGTCTAAAGCAACTAGAGAGACGCTTCGAAAAGAATCAAAAGCTAAAGGAAGAATACACAAAAGTGATAGAAGAATATCTTGAGATGGAGCATATGGAAGAAGTACCTATAGAAGAAATCAACAAGCCAGCTGTATACTTACCTCATCATGCAGTGATGAAGGAAGAGAAAGAAACATCAAAATGTAGAGTGGTATTTAACGCCTCATGCAAGGGAACCAACAATACTTCCCTGAATGATGAACTGCTA AGTAACATTCGGAACGGCTTCAGCCCCTTACTTAGCCGTCTGCTTCAGCTAGCTAAAGATGAAGGCCACATTAACGAAGAAGCAGCTAAAATAATCAAAGAAGATTGTTTCATGGATGATATAGTATCTGGAAAGGAAACACTAGAAGACGCAATCAAAACAGCTAAAGATATAGAGAAGATATTACAGAAAGGAGGTTTCATATTACAGAAGTGGTGCTCAAATGAC ACTCACGAAAATCCAGCAGATGTAGCTACAAGAGGCATTGAAATAGCAGATTTAAAAGATCACAAACTATGGTGGAAGGGCCCACAGTGGCTAAGAGAGAAAGAAGTCATCTACAGCAAACCGGCATACCTGGAAACAAACCTGGAAAAAGGAGAAAAGATAAAGATTAATACAACAATAGTAAATGAAGATGAAAACATAGAGAAACAATTTGAAAACATGGAAGATTTAACACAACTCCTCATAGTCATCACACACTGCAGAAGATTCATGCGATACAAGAAAGATAACCTGAAAGAAAGACCTATAACTACAAAGGAACTGAATGAATCACTAAACGCATGCATAAAAATAGTTCAAAGAAATAATTTCGAAAGAGAAATAAACAGATTAAAAGAAAACCTTGAAGTCAAAAGGGAAAGCAAGTTGAGTTTACTAAAACCATACATGGCTAATGAAGGAATA gaTATGAACGAGGGTTCTACTCGAGAGGGCCACGTATACAATAAGAGCTTCACCGccctcagaatagaatag